One Hemibagrus wyckioides isolate EC202008001 linkage group LG07, SWU_Hwy_1.0, whole genome shotgun sequence DNA segment encodes these proteins:
- the LOC131356287 gene encoding golgin subfamily A member 6-like protein 22 produces the protein MADFNKPEREQPEPVASCSSQKLFQKDSMMKKMQEENEEMAKKLRELEEDTERVEALIVAERRNNLQLDMQRALAEFKVEQMERDRANQMLMMELMSTVKNLKEAQDHRNEERDTKRRDRADDRNNVVTLKLGGVEAMFFVDRKHQDGEESELENERRRRSAAEREIQEMVASWKEQSRTWLQQMQEKDHMVEQLREEKKEMAKRIRELEKENETQNDLRKMELNHLQEQMQEIFTEFKKEMEEREITHLELTEQLLAKIEDLEQNQAQIEEEREQLQKERQKDLQKSRTEDKEVETESLSDAKMDAEMQTEEFEEQNNLKVQELEEQNNLKVQELEEQHNLKLREVEEQNNLKVRELEEQNSLKVQELEEKNRLKVRELEEQNSLKVQELEEQHRLKVQELEEQHRLKVQELEEQNSLKVQELEEQNNLKVQELEERNATLLRHINELRTFISVFTERGEIAESRIQVLEKDKEDWIEERERLKKQIALWEEASEKWEKQKQCLEEERESWKKERESWEEEKKRLEEERETWKKERESWEEEKEHWEETKRSWQVEKMDWEKDRRKWEEDRKTFLKERNAMRNMFTPVIQEPGSFLALDTEYKAEIVLTSVFLLASSSSSSSHTSSQSLHHTHSVFLSYSIILLSCAIEFYVHLFPPCCMTAFELS, from the exons ATGGCTGATTTTAACaaaccagagagagagcaacCAGAGCCAGTGGCCTCCTGCAGCAGTCAGAAGCTGTTCCAGAAAGacagcatgatgaagaaaaTGCAAGAGGAGAATGAAGAGATGGCTAAAAAGTTGAGAGAGCTTGAGGAGGACACAGAAAGAGTCGAAGCGCTCATTGTGGCAGAGAGGAGAAATAATCTGCAGTTAGATATGCAGAGAGCTCTAGCAGAGTTTAAGGTggaacagatggagagagatagagctaATCAGATGCTCATGATGGAGTTAATGAGCACAGTAAAGAATCTGAAAGAAGCTCAGGATCACAGAAATGAGGAGAGAGACActaaaaggagagacagagcagaCGACAGGAACAATGTCGTTACTCTTAAATTAGGGGGTGTGGAAGctatgttttttgttgacagaaaGCATCAGGACGGAGAGGAGTCCGAGCTGGAGAACGAGAGGAGGAGACGCTCTGCggcagagagagaaatccaAGAGATGGTGGCTTCCTGGAAAGAGCAGAGCAGGACCTGGCTTCAGCAGATGCAAGAGAAAGACCACATGGTGGAACAActcagagaggagaagaaggagatggCCAAGAGGATACGAGAGCTTGAGAAGGAAAACGAGACACAGAATGATCTCAGAAAGATGGAGCTGAATCATCTGCAAGAACAAATGCaggaaatatttacagaatttaagaaagagatggaggagagagaaatcACTCACCTGGAGCTGACAGAGCAATTACTGGCAAAGATAGAGGATCTGGAGCAAAACCAGGCTCAGatagaagaggagagagagcagctccagaaggaaagacagaaagacctGCAGAAGAGCAGGACAGAGGATAAAGAAGTCGAGACGGAAAGTCTGTCTGATGCTAAGATGGACGCAGAAATGCAGACTGAAGAGTTTGAAGAGCAAAACAACCTGAAGGTGCAAGAGCTGGAGGAGCAAAACAACCTGAAGGTGCAAGAGCTGGAGGAGCAACACAACCTGAAGTTGCGAGAGGTGGAGGAGCAAAACAACCTGAAGGTGCGAGAGCTGGAGGAACAAAACAGCCTGAAGGTGCAAGAGCTGGAGGAGAAAAACAGGCTGAAGGTGCGAGAGCTGGAGGAGCAAAACAGCCTGAAGGTGCAAGAGCTGGAGGAACAACACAGGCTGAAGGTGCAAGAGCTGGAGGAACAACACAGGCTGAAGGTGCAGGAGCTGGAGGAACAAAACAGCCTGAAGGTGCAGGAGCTGGAGGAGCAAAACAACCTGAAGGTGCAGGAGCTGGAGGAGAGGAACGCTACCCTTCTGCGACACATCAATGAGCTCCGGACTTTTATCTCAGTCTTTACGGAGCGAGGAGAAATAGCAGAGTCGAGGATACAGGTCTtggagaaagacaaagaagactggattgaagagagagagagattgaagaAACAGATAGCATTATGGGAGGAAGCGTCAGAAAAATgggagaaacagaaacagtgcttagaggaagagagagagagctggaagaaggagagagagagctgggaggaagagaaaaagcgcttagaggaagagagagagacctggaagaaggagagagagagctgggaggaagagaaagagcaCTGGGAGGAAACGAAGAGGAGCTGGCAGGTGGAGAAAATGGACTGGGAGAAAGACAGACGCAAGTGGGAAGAAGACAGGAAGACGTTTCTGAAGGAGAGAAATGCAATGAGAAATATGTTCACTCCT gtaATTCAAGAACCAGGTTCGTTTCTCGCATTAGACACGGAATACAAAGCTGAAATCGTTCTCACTTCTGTCTTCCTGctagcttcttcttcttcttcttcttctcacacCTCATCTCAgtctctccatcatacacacagtgtgttcCTCTCTTACTCTATTATTCTGCTTTCATGTGCGATTGAAttttatgttcatttatttcctcCTTGCTGCATGACTGCTTTTGAGTTGAGTTAG